The nucleotide window TTTCGATGAGGCGAAAAACGTCCTCGCGGGCGGGGTGACGAGCGAACTGCGCGCCTCCGACCCTTTCCCCCTCTTCATCGAGCGCGCCGAGGGCGCCCGCAAGTGGGACGCCGACGGAAACGAATACATCGACTATTCGATGGGGAGCGCCGCCCTCCTCCTCGGGCACGCCCATCCGGCCATCGTCGCGGCGGTGCAGGAACAGGTGGGGAAGGGAACCCTCTACTCCAACCTCACCCGGCGCGAGGTCCGCTGGGCGGAGCAGCTCCAGGCGCTCTATCCTTCCGCCGAGCGGGTGCGCTTCACCGGCTCCGGCACCGAGTCGGCGATGCTCGCCATCCGCATCGCGCGCGCCGCGACGGGCAAGGACAAGATTCTCCGCTTCGAGGGCCACTTCCACGGCTGGATGGACGACACCGCCGTCGGCATCAAGATTCCCTTCGATGCGCCCCCCTCGCACGGCATCCTCCCTGCGGCGCAGGAGGCGGTGGTGCTGCGCCCGGCCGATGCCGCGAGCGCCGAGGAAGCGCTCGGGAGCGAGCCCGGCATCGCGGCGATCATCCTCGAGCCCTCGGGCGCCTCGTGGGGGACGGTGACGCTCCCGGCGGGATTTCTCGAAGCCCTCCGCGCGATGGCGGACAGATATGGCGCGCTGCTCATCTTCGATGAGGTGATCACCGGCTTCCGGTGGAGCCCCGGCGGGGCGCAGGCGCTCTGCGGCGTGACGCCGGATCTGACCATCCTCGCCAAGATGCTGACCGGGGGTCTGCCGGGCGGCGCGGTCGCGGGAAAAGAGCGCTACATGCGGCTCCTCGATCCGGCGCTGGAGTACAAGGGGAAAAAAGCGGGCGTCTTCCACCGCGGCACCTTCAGCGCAAACCCGCTCTCGGCCGCCGCGGGGGTGGCCGCGATGGAGATCGTCAAAACCGGCGAGCCCCAGCGGCACGCGGATGCGCTCGCCGCGAAGCTCAGGGAAGGGATGCGGCAGGTCCTCACGCGCAACGAGATCGCGGGCGCGGTCTACGGTCCCTCTTCCACCTTCCACGTCTATCTCGGAAAAACGCCACGGCCCGGAAGCATCGAGGGCCTCTCGGTCCACGACCTCAAGGGCATTCCGCCGGAGCGGGTGCACGCTTTTCAGCGGGCGCTCCGCGAGCGGGGGATGGACGTCCTCTCCTACACCGGGGGGGTCACCTCCTGGGCGCACACCGAGGCGGACATCGAAAAAACGCTCGGCATTTTCGATGACGCCATGCGCGCCCTCGCCGAGGCGGGCGCGATCGAAACCCTCTAACAACCTCTCTCCCGCTCTGCGCGGTTGGAATTCAGAGGCATATGGACGTTCGCGAAGAGATCGATGCAGATCATGATGGCGTGAGAGCCGTTGTTGAAGCCGCATTCGGACGACCGTCTGAGGCTAATCTCGTAGATGGGTTAAGACGCGATGGCGACGCAGAAATCTCGTTGGTTGTAACAATTGACGGTAAAGTCATAGGGCACATCATGTTGTCGAAAATGATCGCTCCGATTCGCGCACTTGCCCTCGCGCCGGTTTCTGTCGTGCCAAGCCATCAAGGGAAGGGAATAGGGTCACGATTGATCCGTGAAAGCCTGAAGTTTGCAAAAGCCAGAAGCTGGGAGGCTGTGTTTGTGCTTGGTGATCCCGATTACTATTCGCGCTTCGGTTTTCGAATCGATATCGCGGAAGCCTTCAATTCGTCCTATGCCGGTCCGTACTTCATGGTGCTGGAACTGGTGGAGAAGGCGCTGGAAGGGAAGAGCGGGGACGTTATCTACGCTTCTGCTTTCGCCGTGCTTTAGTTAAGACAGCGGTTTTTTCTGGAAGCCAACACGGAGATCGTCCAAGAATCACGAAACCCGGCAAGGGTGTCTAGGGCCTGCAGTACACGCCCGGGGGCTTTTTATGCCTTCGGCGCGTTCGGGTCCACGAGGTCGGGGGGCGGCCAGGTTCGCTCCATCTGGAAAATATCCTGGGTGCGGCAGTAGTTCACCCCGCCGAGCCTTCCCACGGGCTGGAGCTTCACCGGGTCGATGTACTTCCCGTCGATCATCAGGTCCTTCCGCACGTGCCAGCGCATCACCTCGCCGATGACGCAGTGGGTTTTCCACGCATCCCCGTTCGTGATCACGGTGTGGAGCCTGCACTCCATCGCGACGGGCGCGTCCTTGATCCGGGGGGCGGCGGCAACGTCGGAGGGCACCGTTTCGAGCCCCGCGAATTCGAATTCGCTCGTCCCGGGGGGCAGGTCGGTCGCGGACTTGTTCATGATTTCCTCGTAGCCGTTCACCACGGTGTGGATGACGTAGCTTCCCGTCTCGAGGATGTTCTTCGCCGTGTCCTTCATCCGCTTCTGTGTTTCGCCGACGGCGATGGAGAGCAGCGGGGGGGCGTGGCAGATGCATGTGAAGAAGCTGAAAGGCGCGAGGTTCGGGACGCCCGCCTTGCTGATGCTGCTCACCCAGGCGATGGGCCGGGGGACGACGGAGCCCGCCAGGAGGCGGTAGATCTGCCGGTGCTCGATTTCGGCCGTGACGAATGTCTGGTACTCCATTCCTTCTCCTTTTACGCTTCCGTCATGCTCCATGCATCAATGCAGTGGGTGCCGGTGGGCGTCAGCAGGTTCACGAAGTCTGCCCGCTCGGCGGTGCGGGCCATCTCGGCGATGTACTCCAGCATCGGCGGGCGCTCGGTCACCTCGGCGTTGATCTTGTGGCCGTCGCCGTAACTTCCCGTCGGCAAAAACCAGGCGTATTCCGTGGGCATATACTGTCCTATGTGGAAACCGAAGAGGTTTCTAGTAGTTCAATCCATGCGAATTTTTGCTTTTCGTCGAAAGAATATTGACCCCATGAGTCGGATTCGGGGCGAAGGTCAACTGGTAAAACTAAATCGTCCTGTGTGGCGAAAATTACGAGTGATTTTCCAGTACTATTTTGGACACTTGGATAACAAATCCCGTCTATCTGTTTTCCTTGATAAGAATAATGATGCCGAAAATACTCAGTAACAACTTGGGTAGGGACATATTCGATATGGTTTTTCTTGTCCCTTGCGACTGGTTTTGAAACGTCTCTTAAAAAACCATGCAGGAAATTTAACTCGTTTCGAAAAGGACGATTTTCTGAGTCAAATATACTTGGGATGGAAGGCAATCTAGTCAAGTCTAAGATCAATATATCTTTTTTGAATCCAAATTCAGCAATTGCATAACTTGCAGAACCTTCGGCGATTTCCTTTAATGCCGTCTCGGCGTTTGTGCTCACATAAAACATTGGTATCCCAGGAGGATTCATTCTGTTTGCGACAATGGCCTTTTCCCGTGGGGGTGGACCGAAGTCTAATGGGCCAGACAGAGTTTTGCCATCCTTTTGGTGTCGGGCGCGAAAAAAAGAAATTCCCGCATTGACTAC belongs to bacterium and includes:
- a CDS encoding aspartate aminotransferase family protein, whose product is FDEAKNVLAGGVTSELRASDPFPLFIERAEGARKWDADGNEYIDYSMGSAALLLGHAHPAIVAAVQEQVGKGTLYSNLTRREVRWAEQLQALYPSAERVRFTGSGTESAMLAIRIARAATGKDKILRFEGHFHGWMDDTAVGIKIPFDAPPSHGILPAAQEAVVLRPADAASAEEALGSEPGIAAIILEPSGASWGTVTLPAGFLEALRAMADRYGALLIFDEVITGFRWSPGGAQALCGVTPDLTILAKMLTGGLPGGAVAGKERYMRLLDPALEYKGKKAGVFHRGTFSANPLSAAAGVAAMEIVKTGEPQRHADALAAKLREGMRQVLTRNEIAGAVYGPSSTFHVYLGKTPRPGSIEGLSVHDLKGIPPERVHAFQRALRERGMDVLSYTGGVTSWAHTEADIEKTLGIFDDAMRALAEAGAIETL
- a CDS encoding N-acetyltransferase; translation: MDVREEIDADHDGVRAVVEAAFGRPSEANLVDGLRRDGDAEISLVVTIDGKVIGHIMLSKMIAPIRALALAPVSVVPSHQGKGIGSRLIRESLKFAKARSWEAVFVLGDPDYYSRFGFRIDIAEAFNSSYAGPYFMVLELVEKALEGKSGDVIYASAFAVL
- a CDS encoding flavin reductase family protein codes for the protein MEYQTFVTAEIEHRQIYRLLAGSVVPRPIAWVSSISKAGVPNLAPFSFFTCICHAPPLLSIAVGETQKRMKDTAKNILETGSYVIHTVVNGYEEIMNKSATDLPPGTSEFEFAGLETVPSDVAAAPRIKDAPVAMECRLHTVITNGDAWKTHCVIGEVMRWHVRKDLMIDGKYIDPVKLQPVGRLGGVNYCRTQDIFQMERTWPPPDLVDPNAPKA
- a CDS encoding HEPN-associated N-terminal domain-containing protein; the encoded protein is MTHNLCVCSECFDDYALVDFINGNASSCTCDFCGQTGDVPIATKLEEVIRLIEESIHTEYDMPHNHLPWDGREGGWQIAEVYDTHELLFEVIGIELPKDQDQKLAYMISGGITNTEWCEDEPLRLRESERLRYSWSDFCDLIKYEKRYLFMEDNRHSVVRGEFGSDDLLDPNEILGEISRICEEHELFVVVNAGISFFRARHQKDGKTLSGPLDFGPPPREKAIVANRMNPPGIPMFYVSTNAETALKEIAEGSASYAIAEFGFKKDILILDLTRLPSIPSIFDSENRPFRNELNFLHGFLRDVSKPVARDKKNHIEYVPTQVVTEYFRHHYSYQGKQIDGICYPSVQNSTGKSLVIFATQDDLVLPVDLRPESDSWGQYSFDEKQKFAWIELLETSSVST